In Peromyscus eremicus chromosome X, PerEre_H2_v1, whole genome shotgun sequence, the sequence GAATGTGGCAGTGCAttccaagaaaaaacaaatctcATCATACATCGGAGAACTCACAAAGGAgaaaaaccctataaatgtacAGATTGTGAGAAAACCTTCAACCAAAAGGCACATCTAAATGTACatcagagaacacacacaggagagaaaccttttgAATGTACTGATTGTGGCAAGTACTTCAGAGAGAAATCAACACTGAATATACATCAAAGAAcccatacaggagagaaaccatatgtatGCAATGAGTGTGGCAAAGCCTTCAGAGAAAAGACAAAACTCATTATACATCAGAGaactcacacaggagagaaaccctatgaatgttcAGAATGTGGGAGAGCCTTCAACCAAAAGGCACACCTCAGTGTACatcagagaacacacacaggagagaaaccttttgAATGCAATGAATGTGGCAAAGCTTTCAGAGAAAAATCAACACTGCGTagacatcaaagaattcatacaggagaaaAACCTTATGTGTGTTCAGAATGTGGAAGAGCCTTTACCCTTAAGCTGAGCCTCAGTgctcatcagagaattcatacaggggAAAAAACAGATGGGTGTGCAGTATGTGGAAAAGTCTTCTCCCGAAAATCATACCTCATGTTACATCAGAGagctcatacaagagaaaaatttgaaaaatcaTATGAATGCAATGAATGTGATAAAGCATTCTTCCAGAAATCATATCTCATTATTCATCAAAGAGTCCACacaggagaaaaaccctatgagtGTAATATATGTGAGAAATCTTTCTCCCAAAAGTCATATCTCATTATTCATCAAAGAAcccatacaggagagaaaccctatcaatgtGATAAGTGTAGCAGAGCCTTTAGAGAAAAGTCCAAACTCACTGTGCATCAGAGAaatcacacaggagagaaaccctataactGCTCTGAATTGGAAAGAAACTTTCCAGATGTCAAAGTTCAACATGGATTAGAGAATGTAGAGACAAGAGAAAATGaattgaaaatggaaaatctgacatagtaaaatcaaagaaaatgaaactgtaaACGGTGTTGGGGAAGTTGTGCTGTATGTAAATAGGGTGCTTTGCTGAGGATATGTCAGTTGAGCTAAAAATTCAGCACCATCCATATTGGGAGAAGATCATTCTGGGTAAAAGGAATAGAAAGATCCTCTTTCTTAAAGCAAAAAACTTGGTCTTGTACTTTTGCATCATGGACCTATTGAATGATCATTTTCCATCAAAGAGGTTGCTCAATGCTGAAATCATTAGAAGTCTTGAATGTATGAAAACTGTCAGATGGAAGACAAACCTGATCATAAATATGGGCATAAGTATCAAaaaattcaattaattaatttcaaTAAGTGTATTTCCTCAGAAGTGAAGAGAAATATATATGTTTCCAAATTTAATATCGAACTCtcatagaaaaaagaaacaaaaaacttatTAGAAAAAGTGGTTTACCAAACAATTTTAAGTTAAAGATTTAAATATAACCATTACAGGggcaacaaataaaatataaaattccaaAGTATTATAATAGTCAGAACAATGTAAAGAAGATACCATTAGTGTATCAAATTACAGTTTTAACAGTTGATAATGCCAAGTTTCCACCCCAGCCTGATCTAAGCTTCCAAGAAGGACTATAAGCTGCCTAATAGGCTTTAAAAGACCTGTTTTTTACACAGATTCATCAGTTTCCTTCTGCTTTTGATGAATGCCTTTTGATGAATTCAGAATTCTGTCAACAGCCAGCATGGTAACACCCTTTAAGGACCTCCATGGAGATGTGAAATTTTGTTATCTATACTGATTGGGGCAAAATATAGGGGAATTCTAGTTGACATTAAGGAGGGATCTTGAACTCTCCTTGCCATGCAGTGACAGCTAGCATGTTTTTAATGATCATTCCTGCTTATTTTTGATGAACACTGAAAGCAAGGCTTTGCATTGTTGAGTAGCCACCCCCCATGACCATGGACTACAAAGGACATGAACAACTACTTCGTGAGAATAGCTAATTCCAGTGGGACTGCCCAGGGAAATGAGAGCAAGTGGCAAGTTCTTAGCAGCTTTGTTCAAGACACAAACTGAAACCCAGGCATTctgtaaaaagaaattattgCTTTGTGCATCCATTGAATTCTTTGCCTAAATTCCAAGCCTGTCATTTGCAACTTTGGATTTTGATTATGAAAGAGGTAATAGGATGTTGGGGCTTAGAATGGTAGTATGTGGAAATATGTGGgaaaatgtgaatattttaaattctcaGTACTCACAGTGTAAGCTATATTTAATTTCATTATCCCCTGAAGATACTGTAAGTGTCTTAAATAAAGACCCTGTAGTGACCTCATCTGAAAATGATGCTTTTTAAGGTAAGACATCTTTCATATCCTTACACCCAACCCCTCTATCCAAATCTGTAACTGACTTtttcttgagatagagtctcactatgtaggccatgCTGGCCCTAtgcttgtgatcttcctgcctttgccacTTAAGTACTGGTATTACAAACATGTACTACCACATGCAGATCTTTAATAGAATTTTTATGCAAGCACTATATGTGTTTTCCAAACTTCAGTTCATTAAATCTTCCAAATAAACCCCAGGAGTTATTTCTCTCATTATCATCCTCATTTTTCAGATTTCGGAACAGGCAGAGAAAAATTCAGTAACTCTTTAAAGGAAGCACAACCAGTAAGTGGTAGATACGATATTTAAACCAAAGAAAATCTATGCTCTTGATTACTACACCATCCTCCCCAACCCTGAAGTGATCTTGTATCTCCAGATTAGATCTATAAAGctatggaggaaagggttgaATGGGAGTACTTTCAGACActaaaaaacatgaagaaaatcaaAACATCTGACAGGTAGTAGATCTTGCATTAGTTATAGATGCCATTTTTTATTaaacccacaaaagaaaaaatggaatctCTATACTTATGAAATCTGAGTCACCACTCAGTATTGCTTGAGTCAGTTTTCAGATGCACATCACACCCCTTGAGCCATTCAGATAAATCATGACCAGCACAGTGCCGGCTCCAAGAATCCCTGGGAAATAAAAGGAGGAATGGAAAATAAAGTGGACGAGTTGATGGAGCAGTAGCATCATTATTTGTGGCTGTCCATGATCCAGACCTTCCCTATGAACTTACCAGGCATCCATACTCTTATGTAAGGATACAACGTGCTTGGCACATGCGATGTCATCAGTGATATGGTTGTTGAGCAGgtctggtggagggagagaaggatgggATGATCTGGTGCACTAAGGATGCaatgaagtgtttgaaggccCTAAGGTTTCTGGATTCCTTAGAGCCTAAATAACCTTAGCTATGATGTTGGCCAATTGTAAGTTACTTTCATTCTTTGCTAAATAGTCATAAACTGTTTCACCTGCCATGTTGACTGGTGTTATACAATCTTAACTCATTATGAATGATCCTGTTTGACTTTGACTATCATGTTGGCTGGTTATGAATAACCCCAACCACCACAATGAGGCCCTGGACACCCTCCAACTCCACATTGGCCAACTCTGAATGACATCAACTGTTATCATGTCTCAGG encodes:
- the LOC131899514 gene encoding zinc finger protein 182-like isoform X1, with the protein product MQLQGSVSFEDVSVDFTQEEWNQLDPIQRSLYRDVMLENYSHLVSLGYPITKPDVITSLEQGVLGIIKREIPSSSCTEDGQTEDYLEWNQENQNIHPEQSVSIFEKNVTERSCKYDEFVSPLPQNTWVVTSGPTPYMNNSFGESIKDNLGLLNPSSLSFAAQECYECNRCRKLLIPGRHEINDEMKSHDHNMYGKDYIYNFVQHDLTQLGDRSYECPECRITLSPSSFLIVHRITHIGEKPYEWAGCREAFSNTAQLSLHQTMHTGDKLFGCNECGKSFREESTLHIHQRTHTGEKPYVCTECGSAFQEKTNLIIHRRTHKGEKPYKCTDCEKTFNQKAHLNVHQRTHTGEKPFECTDCGKYFREKSTLNIHQRTHTGEKPYVCNECGKAFREKTKLIIHQRTHTGEKPYECSECGRAFNQKAHLSVHQRTHTGEKPFECNECGKAFREKSTLRRHQRIHTGEKPYVCSECGRAFTLKLSLSAHQRIHTGEKTDGCAVCGKVFSRKSYLMLHQRAHTREKFEKSYECNECDKAFFQKSYLIIHQRVHTGEKPYECNICEKSFSQKSYLIIHQRTHTGEKPYQCDKCSRAFREKSKLTVHQRNHTGEKPYNCSELERNFPDVKVQHGLENVETRENELKMENLT
- the LOC131899514 gene encoding zinc finger protein 182-like isoform X2; the protein is MGSVSFEDVSVDFTQEEWNQLDPIQRSLYRDVMLENYSHLVSLGYPITKPDVITSLEQGVLGIIKREIPSSSCTEDGQTEDYLEWNQENQNIHPEQSVSIFEKNVTERSCKYDEFVSPLPQNTWVVTSGPTPYMNNSFGESIKDNLGLLNPSSLSFAAQECYECNRCRKLLIPGRHEINDEMKSHDHNMYGKDYIYNFVQHDLTQLGDRSYECPECRITLSPSSFLIVHRITHIGEKPYEWAGCREAFSNTAQLSLHQTMHTGDKLFGCNECGKSFREESTLHIHQRTHTGEKPYVCTECGSAFQEKTNLIIHRRTHKGEKPYKCTDCEKTFNQKAHLNVHQRTHTGEKPFECTDCGKYFREKSTLNIHQRTHTGEKPYVCNECGKAFREKTKLIIHQRTHTGEKPYECSECGRAFNQKAHLSVHQRTHTGEKPFECNECGKAFREKSTLRRHQRIHTGEKPYVCSECGRAFTLKLSLSAHQRIHTGEKTDGCAVCGKVFSRKSYLMLHQRAHTREKFEKSYECNECDKAFFQKSYLIIHQRVHTGEKPYECNICEKSFSQKSYLIIHQRTHTGEKPYQCDKCSRAFREKSKLTVHQRNHTGEKPYNCSELERNFPDVKVQHGLENVETRENELKMENLT